From Brucella pseudogrignonensis, a single genomic window includes:
- the lspA gene encoding signal peptidase II: MKRHAVLSSFFVVFFAVLIDQGVKYLVETRMGYHEQIDILPFLALFRTHNEGIAFSMLAWLHDWGLVAITAAVIVFVLYLWWTNPSNRIFARYGFALVVGGAIGNLIDRVMHGYVVDYILFHLPTWSFAVFNLADTFITIGAALIILEEFLGWRREKAAR, from the coding sequence ATGAAGCGCCACGCCGTCCTGTCATCGTTTTTCGTTGTCTTCTTTGCGGTTCTGATCGATCAGGGCGTCAAATATCTCGTTGAAACCCGGATGGGTTATCACGAGCAGATTGATATTCTGCCGTTTCTTGCGCTGTTTCGCACGCATAATGAAGGCATCGCATTCTCGATGCTGGCATGGCTACACGACTGGGGACTGGTCGCAATTACCGCAGCCGTCATTGTTTTCGTGCTCTATCTCTGGTGGACCAATCCATCCAATCGCATCTTTGCGCGCTATGGCTTTGCGCTTGTTGTGGGCGGTGCGATTGGCAATCTGATCGACCGTGTCATGCACGGCTATGTGGTCGATTACATCCTCTTCCATCTGCCGACATGGTCTTTTGCTGTTTTCAATCTGGCGGACACTTTTATCACCATCGGTGCGGCACTGATCATTCTGGAAGAATTTCTTGGATGGCGGCGCGAAAAAGCAGCACGCTAA